Below is a genomic region from Miniphocaeibacter halophilus.
TTGGTTTACTGTTTCATGTAGTAAATCTATTTCTTTCCAATATTTGGAAATTTCAATTTCTCTTTCCTTTACCGGTGCTTTAGAAAGATCTTTAAACTTTGACATAATTCCTCTCCTTAAATATATTATTTAATTTCATTAATCTATAAATTACAAAAAGCATCCTATATAAAATAGGACGCTTCTAACCGTGTTACCACCTAAATTGCATAGCAAAGACTATGCCACTCAATATACTTAACGCGTATTACGTAATATTCTAAATATCGAATACTAAACTCCAAGCTGATTTTTCCTATAATTTCATTAGTTCATTTCACCAAGCTGAACCTCTCTAAAAAATCAATTGTAGGAACGGTCTCTTCACAGTCTATAATCCTTATTATTTTACATATTTAGCACCATTTTGTCAAGTTTTGCAATATACACTAATATATTATCATCTTCTTATATGTTAATTCATAATTATTTCGTTTAGTAATTAAAGAACGCCTTCTAAGAAATTTTCTATTATCCTATTCTTGTAGAGTTTTTATAAAAATACATATTACAAAGAAAGTTTTTATAATGAAGTCCAAGTTATTTAAAACATCTACTTACATAGCTGGTTTTTTATTATCTTAATTTTTCCATTATTATTTAGTTCCAGCTACAAATCATATATAATTTATAGTATCCTAGATTAAAAGGAGATCTTATGGAAAAATATAAAAACACTTTTAGTAGAATAGCCTTTGGTTTAATTACAATTATGGTTATTCAAAATATTTTTAGTATACTTTTAAATGAATTTAGAAATTTTATTCCACGAAATTTATTGGAAAATGATTGGCTAATTCTTATCTTATCCCTAGTAATTCAATATCTAATAGCCTATCCTGTTGGACTTATAGTAATGAATACCGCTTCTAATAGTCCTATAGAAAAACCTGTAGAAAAAAGATTTTTAAATTTAAAACAAATATTTATCATTTCTTTATCGGGTTTTGCTTTAGTTTCTCTAATAAATATATTAGGAAATTTAATTACAATGCTATTAGGATTATTTTTACACGGTAATTTAAACAGTAACCCAATATCTGACATAATTATAAATTCAAATCCCTATATAATGTTTTTTATGACTGTAATACTAGCACCAATCGTTGAAGAATATATGTTTAGATATTTTATCTATAAAAAAATTTCAATATATGGCGATAAAATCTATGTATTATTTAGTTCACTAATATTTGGAATGTTTCACTTAAATATAGTTCAAGGAATATACGCCTTTATACTAGGAAATATTTTAGCCTTAGTATATGTATGTTCAGGAAAGCTTAAGTACCCAATACTTATTCACATGATTATAAATTTATTAGGCGGAGGTATTTCAATAATTACCCTAACTTTTAATAACAATACTATTATCTTTCTGTGGGGAATTTTATCCTTTGTTTTAATAATTATTGGCTTATTGTTGTTTTTATTTTGCTTAACTCCTATTTTAAATAATATTCACTTTTCTAAGGGAGAAATTCAACTTGAAAAAAACAGTTCAATAATACTAAATCCCGGCATGATAATATTTACAATTATTGTTATTACTACTATGATAACTATATTCTTTGGACTTTAATTTAAAATTTATCTTAAAAAGACCCTTATTATTTTTATAATAAAGGTCTTTTCTAAATCTATTTTTTTTATAAATATCTTTCATTGTCTTTTACTTCCAATCAATGGTATTAACTAAAATATCCCTTACTCTTTCAACAAAATCTTGATCTTCTTTTGTGAAATTTCCTATTTTATCGCTATCTAAATCTATTACTCCATAAACTACATCATTTTTTATTATTGGAACAACTAATTCGGACTGTGCATCTTCATCACATTGAATATGCCCTGGAAACTTACTTACATCATAAACTTTTTTTGTTTCCATTAATAAAGCTGCCGTACCACAAACACCTTCTCCCGGTGATATTTTTATACAAGCAGGTTTTCCAACATAGGGTCCTAAAATTAAGTCTTCTTCTTCGTTAGTTAAATAAAACCCTGACCATATAACATCATGGACATTGTTTTTTAAAATTTCAGAAACTTTCTGAAGCTTTTTTTCTTTTGTTTTTTCTGCCATTAAAATATCAATTAAAGAATCCAATATTTCCTCATATTTAAAATGCACCATAAGAACCTCCTATAAACCTAGTTCGTCTTGCTTTTTTCTTAATTTAGTAATTATTTGTTCCTCTTCTAATTCTACCATATCATAGGTTATTAACTCATCTTTTTTTACATCGGTTTTTAATTTAGTTTTTTTAGTAATTAAGGCTATTGGTAATAATTTTCTATTTCTTTGGTCTATATGGCTTGTTATTTTACCAAAAACATCCTTTCCACCAATTCCTTCTAAGTATTGACCTGCTTTTAAATCCCTTTTGGCTACTGTTATAGTATCTGAAACCTGACCTTTTTCCGGAGCTATTGTTGGATCATGTTCAACGATAGCTTCATATATTGTAATAGGGGTTTCTAGACTTGTTAAGTGATAAGGCCTATACAATACATAGTTTGGTCCCTTTCCCATTGAAAGATAATCCATTAAATCATGCACCTCTTTTGTGTCATGGGTAACAACGGCAAAAACTCCTGGTGCTATGCCAAAGCAAAAATCTACTACCCTGTAATTATTTAGTATTCCACCTTGCTCTTTTAAGGAAAATAGACTAGGGATTTCTTTAATATCAGCTGTAACACCATGACATCCTAATACATCCGGTGTAAAACCTAAGGCATTTGCTACAGAAGTTAACTCTAGCATGGTGTTTGTTCCATCTACAAAAGCCGTCAACATTTTGGGGTACAGTCCTTTGGATATTGCTTCTTCTCTTAAATCATCTTCTGTTGCATAATTGTCTAAGGGATTATTTTTTCCCTTTCCAACTGCCAATAGATTAAATCCTGCACCAACTGCAAAATTAGCAAGTTCCATTATGGCTCCCGGCTCATCTCCAGCTGTACCTGTGTATACAACATTGTTCTTTCTAGCATAATCGTATATTATTGGTCCAACTACTGCATCACATTCTACATTTAACATAATTATATGTTTGTAGTGTTCTATAGATTCCATTGCCAATTGAGCTCCAAAAGGAGGATTTCCTGTAGCATCCACTACTCCTTGAATTTTATCCAGTCTATATGACAATGTATAGTCATCTGTAATTACAAATTTATTCTTCGATAGTGCAAGTTCGGCTTGTTGAATAGAGTTTGTTTTTATAATATCTTCTTTTTTTATACCTGCCGAATCTAACGCGTGGTAAGCCTTGTCTATTTTCTCATCAACTATTATAGATGTGGTCATTCCCTTTATTCTTGAAATTTGATTAACAAGACCTGTTCCCATTTTCCCTGCACCAACTAATGCAATTCTTATTTGCTCTCCCCGACTTACTAATTCATCGAGCTTGTTTTTCATTCTAAACATCTTCTTCTCCTTAAACAATGTCTTTAGCACAGGCATTTGCAGAAGCCCATGCCCAATGAAGATTGTATCCTCCACAATCTCCATCTATATCCATTATTTCTCCTATGATATATAATTTATCCTGTATTTTTGATTTCATAGTTCTTGGGTCAATTTCTTTTGTAGAAATGCCACCACAAGTAACTTGACCATCTTTTTCAGATTTATAGCCGGTAACTTTTAAACGTAAGTCCTTAATAGTCTTTGATATTTCAAAAATAATTTCCTTTGACAAATTTCCAACTACTATATCCTCTAAGTTTAAATATTCTATTAACGAGCTAATAACCTTATCGTTAATTGTTCCAACTAAAGCTTGTGATAATTTTTTATAGCTATTTTTTTCAAAATTACTCTTTAAATAACTATATAGCTCGTCTTCTTTCAAATATGGCAGTAAATCTACCGAAATATAAACATCTTTATTAGCCTTTAACTTTCTTATAGCTTCACCGGATATTTGTAATATCCCCGGTCCTGATATTCCATAGTCTGTAAATAATATATCAGAAAACTGCTCCATTGTCTTTTTGTTTTTATTCATTAAATAAATATAGCCCGGTATTTTCGTTCCATTTATTTTCTTAAATTCATTATTTTCTAATTTTAACTGGACAATACCTGGATGTGTAGAAATAATACTATGACCTATTTTTTCCAATAGCAAATATCCATTTCCGTCTGAGCCGGATTTTGTCATGGCTTTTCCACCTGTAGCAACAATTATATAGTCCCCTTCAAATTCTTCATTATTATATAAGATAGCCTTAGGTTTGTTTTTAAAGTCCAACATCTTTATATAACTATTGTATTTAAACTTAACTCCAAGCTTTTCAGCTTCTAAAGTCATTTGTTTTACAACAGAACTAGCCTGTAGGCTCATAGGATAAATTTTACCATTTTCTAATTCTAGTTCTTTTATTCCTATATCATTAAAAAAATCAATTACTTCATCATAACCAAAACTTTTTATTGCCGACATTACAAATTTAGGATTTTTCCCATGATAATTACTAAACTCTATATTTCTATTTGTAAAATTACATCTACCATTTCCAGTAGCGTAAATTTTTTTCATCGGTTTTTCATTTCTTTCAAATACTAATACTTCATGGCCTTTTCTTTTTAAGAGAATACTGGCCATAACTCCTGAAGCACCAGCACCTACAATTATGACTTTAGACATATTTGCACCTCATCATAAATTTAATTATAGATTCTAAATAAAAAACATTAGTTAATTTTATTGAATCTTAACTTTTTATTTTACAATTTTAATTTTACTATAATACACTCTAATATATTATATACCAACTGTAAAAATGATATTTAAACAAAATAGCAAGGTTTTATAATAACTATTATTGAGAAATTATAATATATTCAATATAAATACTATTTAATTTGTAAATATATTTTAACTTTACTATTGCTTTTATTATTTCCTAAATAATTGTATTTGACCTACCTACTATTTGCAAGCAAATAGGCTGCGCCATAAAACATACTATTTCTTGCCACTCCCTTCGTTCGTGGGTAATAGGTTGCATTTGA
It encodes:
- a CDS encoding NAD(P)H-dependent oxidoreductase, translated to MFRMKNKLDELVSRGEQIRIALVGAGKMGTGLVNQISRIKGMTTSIIVDEKIDKAYHALDSAGIKKEDIIKTNSIQQAELALSKNKFVITDDYTLSYRLDKIQGVVDATGNPPFGAQLAMESIEHYKHIIMLNVECDAVVGPIIYDYARKNNVVYTGTAGDEPGAIMELANFAVGAGFNLLAVGKGKNNPLDNYATEDDLREEAISKGLYPKMLTAFVDGTNTMLELTSVANALGFTPDVLGCHGVTADIKEIPSLFSLKEQGGILNNYRVVDFCFGIAPGVFAVVTHDTKEVHDLMDYLSMGKGPNYVLYRPYHLTSLETPITIYEAIVEHDPTIAPEKGQVSDTITVAKRDLKAGQYLEGIGGKDVFGKITSHIDQRNRKLLPIALITKKTKLKTDVKKDELITYDMVELEEEQIITKLRKKQDELGL
- a CDS encoding GAF domain-containing protein; translated protein: MVHFKYEEILDSLIDILMAEKTKEKKLQKVSEILKNNVHDVIWSGFYLTNEEEDLILGPYVGKPACIKISPGEGVCGTAALLMETKKVYDVSKFPGHIQCDEDAQSELVVPIIKNDVVYGVIDLDSDKIGNFTKEDQDFVERVRDILVNTIDWK
- a CDS encoding CPBP family intramembrane glutamic endopeptidase, whose translation is MEKYKNTFSRIAFGLITIMVIQNIFSILLNEFRNFIPRNLLENDWLILILSLVIQYLIAYPVGLIVMNTASNSPIEKPVEKRFLNLKQIFIISLSGFALVSLINILGNLITMLLGLFLHGNLNSNPISDIIINSNPYIMFFMTVILAPIVEEYMFRYFIYKKISIYGDKIYVLFSSLIFGMFHLNIVQGIYAFILGNILALVYVCSGKLKYPILIHMIINLLGGGISIITLTFNNNTIIFLWGILSFVLIIIGLLLFLFCLTPILNNIHFSKGEIQLEKNSSIILNPGMIIFTIIVITTMITIFFGL
- a CDS encoding NAD(P)/FAD-dependent oxidoreductase is translated as MSKVIIVGAGASGVMASILLKRKGHEVLVFERNEKPMKKIYATGNGRCNFTNRNIEFSNYHGKNPKFVMSAIKSFGYDEVIDFFNDIGIKELELENGKIYPMSLQASSVVKQMTLEAEKLGVKFKYNSYIKMLDFKNKPKAILYNNEEFEGDYIIVATGGKAMTKSGSDGNGYLLLEKIGHSIISTHPGIVQLKLENNEFKKINGTKIPGYIYLMNKNKKTMEQFSDILFTDYGISGPGILQISGEAIRKLKANKDVYISVDLLPYLKEDELYSYLKSNFEKNSYKKLSQALVGTINDKVISSLIEYLNLEDIVVGNLSKEIIFEISKTIKDLRLKVTGYKSEKDGQVTCGGISTKEIDPRTMKSKIQDKLYIIGEIMDIDGDCGGYNLHWAWASANACAKDIV